One segment of Pseudophryne corroboree isolate aPseCor3 chromosome 10, aPseCor3.hap2, whole genome shotgun sequence DNA contains the following:
- the RCC2 gene encoding protein RCC2 produces MPRKKVTAGPGNGAARPGGRKRAGASGRKRGRNDFSSDDDDLDGSTGSDGGFQGPNSKRGPGKGTGKAPAAAVIVNEPDHSKEKIKLEGSKAKGQLLIFGATNWDLIGRKEVPKQQAAYRNLGQNLWGPHRYGCLSGIQVRSVASGPCAAHSLLITTEGKLWSWGRNEKGQLGHGDIKRVDAPKLVESLKDEAFVYAACGRNHTLALTETGSVYAFGENKMGQLGLGNKTDAVSSPAQILYNGQPITKVSCGAEFSMIMDCKGNLYSFGCPEYGQLGHNSDGKYIARAQRIEYDCELIPRRIAIFIEKTKDGQVLPVPNVVVRDVACGINHSLVLDSQKRVFSWGFGGYGRLGHTEQKDEMVPRLVKLFDFPGRGASQIYAGSTCSFAVSEMGGLFFWGATNTSRDSTMYPKSVQDLCGWKVRNLACGKSSIILAADETTISWGPSPTFGELGYGDNKAKSSTTAQEVKTLDGIYSEQVAMGYSHTLIVARDETEQDKEKLKKLPEYNPRSL; encoded by the exons atgcccaggaagaaggTGACCGCAGGACCCGGGAACGGAGCCGCCCGGCCTGGAGGCCGGAAGAGAGCTGGGGCCTCAGGTAGGAAGAGAGGCCGCAATGACTTCAGCAGTGACGACGACGACCTGGATGGGAGCACAGGGTCAGACGGCGGCTTCCAGGGTCCGAACAGCAAGCGTGGCCCTGGGAAGGGAACCGGCAAAGCCCCGGCTGCGGCTGTCATCGTCAACGAGCCTGACCACAGCAAGGAGAAGATC AAACTTGAAGGTTCTAAAGCGAAAGGTCAACTCTTGATCTTTGGAGCGACCAATTGGGACCTGATTGGACGTAAAGAAGTGCCTAAGCAGCAAG CTGCCTACCGTAACCTGGGCCAGaacctttgggggccgcacagataTGGCTGCCTGTCGGGCATCCAGGTCCGGAGTGTAGCGTCTGGTCCTTGTGCTGCTCACAGTCTGCTTATTACCACCGAGGGCAAGTTGTGGAGTTGGG GACGCAATGAAAAAGGCCAGCTGGGTCACGGAGACATAAAACGAGTGGATGCCCCCAAACTGGTTGAGAGTCTGAAGGATGAAGCGTTCGTGTACGCAGCCTGCGGGAGGAACCACACGCTGGCGCTGACAG AAACTGGATCGGTTTACGCCTTTGGAGAAAATAAAATGGGTCAGCTCGGTCTGGGGAATAAGACTGACGCGGTGTCTAGTCCGGCTCAG ATCCTGTATAACGGGCAGCCCATCACTAAAGTGTCCTGCGGAGCAGAGTTCAGTATGATCATGGACTGCAAGGGAAACCTGTACTCTTTCGGCTGCCCGGAGTACGGACAGTTAG GTCACAACTCTGACGGAAAGTACATAGCCCGGGCGCAGCGAATAGAGTACGACTGCGAGCTGATACCCCGCAGGATTGCCATATTCATAGAGAAGACAAAGGACGGACAAGTCCTGCCGGTACCGAATGTGGTAGTGCGAGACGTAGCCTGCGGCATAAATCATTCG CTGGTGCTGGACTCGCAGAAACGCGTCTTCTCCTGGGGCTTTGGCGGGTACGGCCGGCTGGGACATACTGAGCAGAAAGATGAGATGGTCCCGCGACTCGTCAAACTGTTTGACTTCCCAGGCCGCGGCGCCTCTCAGATCTATGCTGGCTCTACCTGCTCCTTTGCCGTCAGCGAGATGG GTGGACTGTTCTTCTGGGGAGCTACAAACACGTCTCGTGATTCCACCATGTACCCCAAAAGTGTGCAGGATCTGTGTGGCTGGAAGGTTCGGAACTTGGCCTGTGG AAAAAGCAGTATTATATTGGCCGCAGATGAAACTACAATCAGCTGGGGACCCTCGCCAACCTTCGGAGAGCTG GGCTATGGGGACAACAAGGCCAAATCCTCCACCACCGCTCAGGAAGTAAAAACGTTAGACGGCATCTACTCAGAGCAG GTTGCAATGGGATACTCGCACACCCTGATTGTTGCACGGGATGAAACTGAGCAGGACAAAGAGAAGCTGAAGAAACTCCCGGAATACAATCCTCGCAGTCTGTGA